From a region of the bacterium genome:
- a CDS encoding tail fiber domain-containing protein — MSVFEPGSSDDTRYNNNVTSGGAWGSIKHDAGAAWDNTYGGIFDALKGPQAPEVNPVSYDWSGYNKGQQNQQALNEMLLARARGQGPSVAEGQLAQATNANMAGARSMAASARGGAMQQQAAQQQAQMQGVNTQQQSAGQAATLRAQEQQAAMSQYANALQAQQNTEAQRQIALGNTQLGMTNAETGRFEQKRQAQSQGLGNIAGMAMGAASIFSDERAKTDVHDAERDVAEMFQALHAKRFEYKPGMGEPGEHVGVIAQDLERTPAGRTLVEHDTDGMRTIDPQRALMSLLAAGADIYDRLRRLEGGR, encoded by the coding sequence ATGAGCGTATTCGAACCCGGTTCATCGGACGACACGCGGTACAACAACAACGTCACGTCGGGCGGGGCGTGGGGCTCTATCAAGCACGACGCGGGCGCAGCGTGGGACAACACCTACGGCGGCATCTTCGACGCGCTCAAAGGCCCGCAGGCCCCCGAAGTCAATCCGGTGAGCTACGACTGGAGCGGGTACAACAAGGGTCAGCAGAATCAGCAGGCACTCAACGAGATGCTGCTGGCTCGGGCGCGCGGACAGGGCCCGTCCGTTGCAGAGGGCCAACTGGCGCAGGCAACGAATGCGAACATGGCGGGGGCGCGGTCCATGGCCGCATCGGCCCGGGGCGGCGCCATGCAGCAGCAAGCGGCGCAGCAACAGGCGCAGATGCAGGGCGTGAACACGCAGCAGCAGTCGGCGGGGCAGGCCGCAACGCTGCGCGCACAAGAGCAGCAGGCCGCTATGAGCCAGTATGCCAACGCGCTGCAGGCCCAGCAGAACACCGAGGCCCAGCGACAGATCGCCCTTGGAAATACGCAACTCGGAATGACCAACGCCGAGACGGGCAGATTTGAGCAGAAGCGCCAGGCGCAGTCGCAGGGGCTTGGAAATATCGCCGGCATGGCGATGGGCGCGGCCTCGATATTCAGTGACGAGCGCGCCAAGACCGACGTTCACGACGCGGAGCGCGACGTAGCCGAGATGTTCCAGGCGCTGCACGCCAAGCGGTTTGAGTACAAGCCCGGCATGGGCGAACCCGGGGAGCACGTGGGCGTTATCGCGCAGGACCTGGAGCGCACGCCCGCAGGCAGAACGCTTGTTGAGCACGACACGGACGGCATGCGAACGATTGACCCGCAGCGCGCCCTGATGTCGCTGCTGGCGGCGGGCGCGGACATCTACGACCGGCTGCGCAGGCTGGAAGGGGGCCGGTGA